A single window of Bdellovibrionales bacterium CG10_big_fil_rev_8_21_14_0_10_45_34 DNA harbors:
- a CDS encoding transposase, whose amino-acid sequence MLYVSYIYDIIKFVKSIRIHKKVSKELEKLDFSMKRRLAELFAVLSEGENLGMPVSRPIPIIAHGVHELRVKDHAGQYRVFYYTRKADAILVFHFFKKKTQETPSQEIETATGRLKEML is encoded by the coding sequence ATCTTGTATGTGTCATATATTTATGACATAATTAAATTTGTGAAATCGATTCGAATCCACAAAAAAGTAAGCAAAGAGCTGGAGAAACTCGATTTCTCTATGAAGCGGCGGCTGGCCGAACTCTTCGCCGTCCTGAGTGAGGGTGAGAACCTCGGTATGCCGGTGAGTCGTCCCATACCGATCATAGCTCATGGTGTGCATGAGTTGCGTGTTAAAGACCACGCCGGGCAGTATCGGGTCTTTTATTACACTAGGAAGGCAGATGCGATTTTAGTTTTTCATTTTTTTAAAAAGAAGACTCAAGAAACGCCGTCGCAAGAAATTGAAACCGCAACGGGACGGCTAAAGGAGATGTTATGA